One window of Myripristis murdjan chromosome 8, fMyrMur1.1, whole genome shotgun sequence genomic DNA carries:
- the LOC115363715 gene encoding zinc finger protein 585A-like encodes MRIHTGEKPFNCSLCGTAFTQKGNLKIHMRVHTGEKPFVCSVCGKGFAKKGTLKRHMRIHTGEKSFMCFVCGRGFTHKGNLKQHMKIHTGETPFVCCVCGKGFVRKGKLNIHMRIHTGEKPFVCSVCGKGFAEKGNLNKHMRIHTGEKPFVCSVCGKGFGEKGNLKIHMRIHARENFGRRDDGIEETLEVFLPLPDNQLDNQLLDVSSPPPALFEFLPPEPRHAWSAGTRQLPQESHRLTWTAASAMEDENMVHSDSMSPASLGSREKLSRRWELKTSRTEGSARRSQQTLTVRLGLPGTDNSESPLPNLKAQRGDPLVHQGEPQHMAAKLGSYEQAHTCPPPLTEGNSSVVEGPAPLKELGSRAQSVRGVVCKEEVPSEQREQTLRFKRKQNLKQHMIIHTGEKPFNCSLCGTAFTQKGTLTIHMRIHTGEKPFVCSVCGRGFAEKGHLKTHMRIHTGETPFVCSICGRGFTHKSNLNRHMRIHTGEKPFVCSVCRKGFAEKRTLNQHMRIHTGEKPFVCSVFGRGFIDKGNLKQHMRIHTGEKPFNCSLCGTAFTQKGTLKIHMRIHTGEKPFVCSVCGRGFAEKGHLKTHMRIHTGETPFVCSICGRGFTHKSNLNRHMRIHTGEKPFVCSVCGKGFAEKRTLNQHMRIHTGEKPFVCSVFGRGFIDQGNLKQHMRIHTGEKPFNCSLCGKGFTEKGTLKIHMRIHTGEKPFVCSVCGRGFAEKGHLKTHMRIHTGETPFVCSICGRGFTHKSNLNRHMRIHTGEKPFVCSVCGKGFAEKRTLNQHMRIHTGEKPFVCSVFGRGFIDQGNLKQHMRIHTGETPFVCSLCGKGFAKKGTLNIHIRTHTGENL; translated from the exons atgagaatccacactggagagaaaccattcaactgctccctctgtggtacagcgtttacacagaaaggaaacctcaagattcacatgagagtccacactggagagaaaccattcgtctgctccgtctgtggtaaagggtttgcaaAGAAAGGAACCCTCAAgcgacacatgagaatccacactggagagaaatcGTTCATGTGCTTCGTCTGTGGGAGAGGTTTCACACATAAGGGAAACCTCAAGCAACACATGaaaatccacactggagagacaCCATTTGTCTGTTgcgtctgtggtaaagggtttgtaaggaaaggaaaactcaacatacacatgagaatccacactggagagaaaccattcgtctgctccgtctgtggtaaagggtttgctgagaaaggaaacctcaacaaacacatgagaatccacactggagagaaaccattcgtctgctccgtctgtggtaaagggtttggTGAGAAAGGGAACCTCAagatacacatgagaatccacgcTAGAGAAAACTT CGGAAGACGTGACGACGGGATTGAGGAGACCCTCGAAGTATTCCTTCCACTGCCCGACAATCAGCTCGACAATCAGCTGCTCGACGTCAGCAGCcctccacctgcact TTTCGAGTTTTTGCCGCCCGAGCCGCGGCACGCCTGGTCTGCCGGTACCCGTCAGCTGCCTCAGGAGTCCCACAGGCTAACATGGACTG CTGCATCGGCAATGGAGGACGAGAACATGGTCCATTCGGACTCAATGTCCCCAGCCTCCCTCGGGAGCCGGGAGAAGCTCTCCCGgaggtgggagttgaagacCTCCCGAACAGAGGGTTCAGCCAGACGTTCCCAACAGACCCTCACAGTGCGTTTGGGCCTGCCAG GCACAGACAACAGTGAGAGCCCTCTCCCCAACCTGAAGGCGCAGAGAGGCGACCCTCTCGTTCACCAGGGTGAACCCCAACACATGGCAGCTAAGCTGGGGAGCTATGAGCAAGCCCACACCTGCCCGCCGCCTCTTACCGAGGGCAACTCCAGCGTAGTGGAGGGTCCAGCCCCTCTCAAGGAGCTGGGTTCCAGAGCCCAATCTGTGCGTGGAG tgGTGTGTAAAGAGGAGGTTCCCTCTGAGCAGCGGGAGCAGACCCTCA ggtttaaaCGTAAACAAAACCTCAAGCAACACATGataatccacactggagagaaaccattcaactgctccctctgtggtacagcgtttACACAGAAAGGAACCCTCACGAttcacatgagaatccacactggagagaaaccatttgtcTGCTCCGTCTGTGGGAGAGGGTTTGCTGAGAAAGGACACCTCAAgacacacatgagaatccacactggagagacaCCATTTGTCTGCTCCATCTGTGGGAGAGGTTTTACACATAAATCAAAcctcaacagacacatgagaatccacactggagagaaaccatttgtcTGCTCCGTCTGTCGTAAAGGGTTTGCTGAGAAAAGAACCCTCAAccaacacatgagaatccacactggagagaagcCATTCGTCTGCTCCGTCTTTGGGAGAGGTTTTATAGATAAAGGAAACCTCAAgcaacacatgagaatccacactggagagaaaccattcaactgctcactctgtggtacagcgtttACACAGAAAGGAACCCTCAAGAttcacatgagaatccacactggagagaaaccatttgtcTGCTCCGTCTGTGGGAGAGGGTTTGCTGAGAAAGGACACCTCAAgacacacatgagaatccacactggagagacaCCATTCGTCTGCTCCATCTGTGGGAGAGGTTTTACACATAAATCAAAcctcaacagacacatgagaatccacactggagagaaaccatttgtctgctccgtctgtggtaaagggtttgctGAGAAAAGAACCCTCAAccaacacatgagaatccacactggagagaagcCATTCGTCTGCTCCGTCTTTGGGAGAGGTTTTATAGATCAAGGAAACCTCAAgcaacacatgagaatccacactggagagaaaccattcaactgctcactctgtggtaaagggtttacagAGAAAGGAACCCTCAAGAttcacatgagaatccacactggagagaaaccatttgtcTGCTCCGTCTGTGGGAGAGGGTTTGCTGAGAAAGGACACCTCAAgacacacatgagaatccacactggagagacaCCATTCGTCTGCTCCATCTGTGGGAGAGGTTTTACACATAAATCAAAcctcaacagacacatgagaatccacactggagagaaaccattcgtctgctccgtctgtggtaaagggtttgctGAGAAAAGAACCCTCAAccaacacatgagaatccacactggagagaagcCATTCGTCTGCTCCGTCTTTGGGAGAGGTTTTATAGATCAAGGAAACCTCAAgcaacacatgagaatccacactggagagacaCCATTtgtctgctccctctgtggtaaagggtttgcaaAGAAAGGAACCCTCAATATACACATTAgaacccacactggagagaaccTGTAG